The Henckelia pumila isolate YLH828 chromosome 2, ASM3356847v2, whole genome shotgun sequence genome includes a window with the following:
- the LOC140880202 gene encoding ubiquitin-activating enzyme E1 1-like isoform X4 encodes MQAVVFTNISLKSAIEFNEYCHNHQPPIAFIKTEVRGLFGSVFCDFGSEFTVFDVDGEVPHTAIIASISNDNPALVFCVDDERLEFEDGDLVVFSEIRGMTELNDGKPRKIKTTNPYSFTLDEDTTNFNTYERGGIVTQVKQPEVLNFKTLREAIKDPGDYLLCDFSKFDRPPLLHLAFQSLDKFVSEFGRFPIAGCEEDALKFIALTSDLNENLGDAKLKDINPNLLRHFAFGARAVLNPMAAMFGGIVGQEIMKACSGKFHPIFQFFYFDSVESLPSGTLDPRDFRPLNSRYDAQISVFGSKLQKKLEDAKIFVVGSGALGCEFLKNLALMGVSCGELGKLTVTDDDVIEKSNLSRQFLFRDSNIGSAKSTTASAAASSINPLLRIEALQNRVGPETENVFDDNFWENLNVVINALDNVSARLYVDQRCLYFQKPLLESGTLGPKCNTQMVIPHLTENYGASQDPPEKQAPMCTLHSFPHNIDHCLTWARSEFEGLLEKTPAEVNAYLSNPGEYTSALRNTGDAQARDNLEHIIECLDRERCESFQDCIKWARLKFEDYFASRVKQLTFTFPEDAVTSSGAPFWSAPKRFPHPLQFSTADTSHLHFIMAASILRAEIFGIAIPEWAKHPKKLAEAVDKVTVPDFLPKEGVNIVTDEKATSFSHASVDDAEIIDELIVKLEQCRKNLPSSFRLKPIQFEKDDDSNHHMDLVAALANMRARNYTIPEVDKLKAKFIAGRIIPAIATTTALATGLVCLELYKVIDGSHNLEDFRNTFANLALPLFSMAEPVPPKSVKHRNLSWTIWDRWIIRNNPTLRELLQWLSDKGLNAYSVSFGNCLLYNSMFPRHKERMDKKIADLVRDVAKAELPPYRKHLDVVVACEDDEENDVDVPTISIYFDQITASNL; translated from the exons ATGCAGGCTGTGGTTTTTACAAACATCAGTTTAAAAAGTGCGATTGAATTTAATGAATACTGCCACAATCATCAGCCTCCAATCGCTTTCATTAAGACAGAAGTGAGGGGCCTTTTTGGTAGCGTGTTCTGTGATTTTGGATCTGAGTTCACCGTCTTTGATGTCGATGGTGAAGTACCTCATACAGCAATTATTGCATCTATCAGTAATGACAACCCTGCTCTTGTGTTTTGTGTGGATGATGAAAGGCTTGAATTTGAAGATGGAGATCTGGTTGTGTTTTCAGAAATTCGGGGAATGACAGAACTCAATGATGGAAAGCCAAGAAAGATTAAAACTACAAATCCATATTCTTTCACCCTTGATGAAGATACGACGAACTTTAATACTTATGAGAGAGGTGGGATTGTAACTCAGGTAAAGCAGCCCGAAGTGTTGAACTTCAAGACGCTGAGGGAAGCTATCAAAGATCCTGGTGATTACCTTTTGTGTGATTTCTCTAAGTTCGACCGACCACCTCTCTTGCATTTGGCATTTCAATCACTGGATAAGTTTGTATCTGAATTTGGACGGTTTCCTATTGCTGGCTGTGAAGAGGATGCCCTGAAGTTTATAGCTCTGACCAGCGACTTAAATGAAAACTTAGGTGATGCAAAACTGAAAGATATAAATCCGAATCTTTTAAGACACTTTGCCTTTGGTGCCCGAGCTGTACTGAATCCAATGGCTGCCATGTTTGGTGGCATTGTTGGGCAAGAAATCATGAAGGCGTGCTCTGGGAAGTTTCATCCGATCTTTCAG TTCTTCTACTTTGACTCTGTGGAATCACTGCCTAGTGGAACATTAGATCCCAGAGATTTCAGACCATTAAATAGTCGATATGATGCCCAGATATCTGTTTTTGGGTCTAAGCTTCAAAAGAAGCTTGAAGACGCAAAAATTTTTGTTGTTGGATCTGGCGCTTTGGGCTGCGAGTTTCTTAAGAATTTAGCACTAATGGGAGTTTCATGCGGAGAACTTGGAAAATTGACTGTTACCGATGATGATGTAATAGAGAAGAGTAATCTCAGCAGACAGTTCCTCTTTCGAGATTCGAACATTGGGTCTGCCAAATCTACTACTGCTTCTGCTGCTGCTTCATCAATTAACCCTCTTCTCCGGATAGAAGCTTTGCAGAATCGTGTAGGTCCTGAGACGGAAAATGTTTTTGATGATAACTTCTGGGAAAATCTGAATGTTGTGATCAATGCCCTTGACAATGTAAGTGCAAGACTTTATGTTGACCAGAGATGCTTGTATTTCCAAAAACCACTTCTCGAGTCTGGAACATTAGGCCCTAAATGCAACACACAAATGGTTATCCCTCATCTGACAGAAAATTACGGCGCTTCCCAAGATCCGCCGGAGAAGCAAGCACCTATGTGTACTCTGCACTCCTTTCCACACAACATCGATCATTGCTTGACATGGGCAAGATCAGAATTTGAAGGGTTGCTTGAAAAAACACCAGCTGAAGTAAATGCCTATCTCTCTAACCCTGGTGAATATACATCTGCACTGAGAAATACTGGTGATGCTCAAGCGAGAGACAATTTGGAACATATAATAGAGTGTCTTGACCGGGAAAGATGTGAATCATTCCAAGATTGCATTAAATGGGCTCGTCTAAA GTTCGAAGATTATTTTGCAAGCCGAGTTAAGCAGTTGACTTTCACCTTCCCTGAAGATGCTGTGACCAGTTCTGGTGCCCCTTTCTGGTCAGCCCCTAAGAGGTTTCCTCATCCCCTGCAGTTCTCTACAGCTGATACCAGCCATCTTCATTTTATTATGGCAGCATCTATATTACGAGCTGAGATATTTGGTATCGCTATACCTGAATGGGCGAAGCATCCTAAGAAATTGGCTGAGGCTGTTGATAAAGTCACTGTTCCTGATTTTCTACCCAAAGAAGGTGTGAACATTGTCACTGATGAGAAGGCTACCAGTTTCTCTCATGCTTCAGTCGATGACGCAGAAATTATTGATGAATTAATTGTGAAGCTGGAGCAATGTCGGAAGAATTTGCCATCAAGTTTCAGGTTGAAACCTATTCAGTTTGAGAAG GATGACGATTCAAATCATCACATGGACCTAGTAGCTGCGCTTGCCAACATGAGGGCAAGAAATTACACTATTCCTGAAGTCGACAAGCTAAAAGCTAAATTCATTGCTGGAAGGATTATTCCTGCAATTGCAACGACCACAGCATTGGCCACTGGCTTGGTTTGCCTCGAGCTCTACAAAGTCATTGATGGATCACACAACTTAGAAGACTTTCGCAACACGTTTGCTAACCTGGCTCTGCCCTTGTTCTCCATGGCCGAACCGGTGCCTCCAAAATCTGTCAAACACCGAAACCTTAGCTGGACCATATGGGATAGATGGATCATAAGAAATAATCCTACTTTGAGGGAGTTACTCCAATGGCTTTCTGATAAGGGATTGAACGCATATAGTGTTTCATTTGGAAACTGTCTGTTGTATAACAGCATGTTCCCCCGGCATAAAGAGCGAATGGACAAGAAGATAGCTGACCTAGTAAGGGACGTGGCAAAGGCAGAGCTGCCACCATATCGAAAACACTTGGATGTGGTGGTTGCCTGCGAGGATGATGAAGAAAACGATGTCGATGTTCCTACTATATCCATTTACTTCGACCAAATAACCGCATCAAACTTGTGA